In Macadamia integrifolia cultivar HAES 741 unplaced genomic scaffold, SCU_Mint_v3 scaffold2353, whole genome shotgun sequence, one genomic interval encodes:
- the LOC122066348 gene encoding 18.1 kDa class I heat shock protein-like, whose amino-acid sequence MSLIPSFLGSRDPFAMDIWNPFDFNNFPLPTSFSVPHPQFSNETAAIVNARIDWKETPEAHIVKADLPGLNREEVKVEVEEGRVLKISGERNIEKEEKNDQWHRMERSSGKFLRRFRLPEDVKINQVKAAMENGVLTVTVPKEEVKKPEVKAIEISG is encoded by the coding sequence ATGTCTCTCATTCCAAGCTTTCTTGGTAGTCGAGATCCCTTCGCAATGGATATCTGGAATCCATTTGATTTCAATAATTTTCCATTACCCACTTCCTTTTCTGTTCCACACCCTCAATTCTCCAACGAAACTGCTGCGATCGTGAATGCTCGAATCGATTGGAAGGAGACCCCAGAAGCCCACATCGTCAAAGCTGATCTTCCTGGGCTCAACAGGGAAGAAGTGAAGGTCGAGGTTGAAGAAGGTAGAGTCCTTAAGATCAGTGGCGAGAGAAacatagaaaaagaagagaaaaatgatcAGTGGCACCGAATGGAGCGGAGTAGCGGAAAGTTCCTTCGGCGGTTTAGGTTGCCTGAGGATGTGAAGATAAATCAGGTGAAAGCTGCTATGGAGAATGGAGTGCTTACTGTAACTGTTCCaaaagaagaagtgaagaagcCAGAGGTTAAGGCCATTGAAATCTCTGGCTAG